One part of the Zymomonas mobilis subsp. pomaceae ATCC 29192 genome encodes these proteins:
- a CDS encoding dienelactone hydrolase family protein, translating to MGEKITFKTIDKSHEISAYYARPVGKAKGVILIIPEIFGINEGIRIRVDRWAKAGYVALAPDLFWNIAPNVELDPDIPEEMQQAMAYYNQLTLKEGLETVEAALIEAKHLAPTLKVATVGYCLGGFLSFLMASENKVEAAIGYYGVSIDQHLDKLPSIKAALMLHFGGSDPFISKQAIEKIEKAFADQQNSLVYVYPEAGHGFATEKGKRRAELAAELADKRSFNFIEKALS from the coding sequence ATGGGCGAAAAAATTACCTTTAAGACCATTGATAAAAGCCATGAAATATCAGCTTATTATGCGCGTCCTGTGGGTAAAGCAAAGGGTGTTATCCTTATTATTCCTGAAATTTTCGGGATAAATGAAGGCATCCGTATCAGGGTCGATCGTTGGGCCAAGGCGGGATATGTCGCGCTTGCCCCTGATTTATTCTGGAATATCGCGCCGAATGTAGAGCTGGACCCTGATATTCCCGAAGAAATGCAACAAGCAATGGCCTATTATAATCAATTGACCTTAAAAGAAGGCCTGGAAACCGTTGAAGCCGCGCTTATCGAGGCGAAGCATTTAGCTCCGACGCTTAAAGTGGCGACTGTTGGCTATTGTCTGGGTGGTTTTTTATCTTTTTTAATGGCCAGTGAAAATAAAGTAGAGGCCGCTATCGGTTATTATGGCGTTTCGATTGATCAGCATCTTGATAAACTGCCTTCGATAAAGGCAGCTTTAATGCTGCATTTTGGGGGTAGCGATCCTTTCATCTCAAAACAGGCCATTGAAAAAATAGAGAAGGCCTTTGCTGACCAACAAAATAGCCTCGTTTATGTTTATCCAGAAGCTGGTCACGGTTTTGCGACTGAAAAAGGAAAACGAAGAGCCGAATTAGCCGCAGAATTGGCCGATAAGCGTAGTTTTAACTTTATTGAAAAGGCATTGTCATGA
- a CDS encoding methylated-DNA--[protein]-cysteine S-methyltransferase yields the protein MQRLYYPSPIGLFFLEAADHYLERLSIEPQETRQSVTEKADLQEILGQSAILKETTQQLDAYFQGKLYHFDLPLKPASTPKGEAMRQAIMNIAYGSTASYRQVAMGIDSGARAIGQSCARNPFTLIVPCHRVVKADGSLGQYSSGNGVSTKCWLLDHEKRYRPA from the coding sequence ATGCAGCGACTATATTATCCGAGCCCCATTGGTCTGTTTTTTCTGGAAGCCGCTGACCATTATCTTGAAAGGCTTTCGATTGAGCCCCAAGAAACCCGCCAAAGCGTGACAGAAAAAGCTGATTTACAAGAAATATTGGGCCAATCAGCTATTTTAAAAGAAACGACGCAGCAACTGGACGCTTATTTTCAAGGAAAATTATATCATTTTGATCTTCCCTTGAAGCCTGCGTCTACTCCGAAAGGGGAAGCTATGCGTCAGGCTATTATGAACATAGCCTATGGTTCAACGGCTAGTTATCGGCAAGTGGCGATGGGGATAGATTCAGGGGCAAGGGCGATAGGCCAAAGCTGTGCCCGCAATCCCTTTACTTTAATTGTGCCCTGTCATCGCGTAGTGAAGGCGGATGGCTCTTTAGGGCAATATTCGAGCGGCAATGGCGTTTCAACAAAATGCTGGCTTCTGGATCATGAAAAGCGTTATCGGCCCGCATAA
- the mnmE gene encoding tRNA uridine-5-carboxymethylaminomethyl(34) synthesis GTPase MnmE, whose amino-acid sequence METIFALSSGRPPAGIGVIRISGPSAQQAVLTLTQKPLPSPRQASLRSIYAVDSGEKLDQALVLWFPGPKTATGEDLAELHVHGGRAVIDDVLAALNQFSDLRPAQAGEFTRRAFLNGVIDLHEAEGLGDLLTAETSSQRKAALLMSGGALGRQIATWQDSLLTIAGQIEADFDFSDDIEANADDNRHKSLREQIAALIHSHREFQNRPTVERLRDGIRVVLAGPPNAGKSTLINVLSEQDVAITAPIAGTTRDVIEILIALKGIPMRLSDTAGLHESDDSLEQIGIARARKAMEEADILLWLGLPEEAPQGDWKLIILHPRIDQPERAILPKGAHIGISAKSGAGIADLRERLIVEAQQLLPKENEIALNRRQRQLVKEAADSLEMTFQAEDMLIVAEGVRQACRCYDQLTGKAGVENMLDSLFSHFCIGK is encoded by the coding sequence ATGGAGACGATTTTTGCTTTATCAAGCGGCCGTCCTCCAGCGGGAATAGGGGTCATTCGGATAAGTGGCCCTTCTGCGCAACAGGCCGTTTTAACCCTCACACAAAAACCGCTTCCTTCTCCGCGACAGGCTAGTTTACGCTCAATTTATGCGGTTGATAGCGGCGAAAAACTTGATCAAGCGCTTGTTCTTTGGTTTCCCGGTCCCAAAACGGCCACGGGTGAGGATCTCGCGGAACTGCATGTTCATGGGGGGCGTGCTGTCATTGATGACGTCTTGGCCGCTTTAAATCAATTTTCTGACCTTCGACCGGCACAAGCCGGTGAATTTACCCGTCGCGCTTTTTTAAATGGCGTTATTGATCTTCACGAAGCCGAGGGACTAGGCGATCTTTTGACGGCGGAAACAAGCAGTCAGAGAAAGGCTGCTTTATTGATGAGTGGAGGGGCTTTGGGGCGACAGATTGCAACATGGCAAGACAGCCTGTTGACGATTGCAGGTCAGATTGAAGCTGATTTCGATTTTTCCGATGATATCGAGGCCAATGCTGACGATAACAGGCATAAATCCTTACGAGAACAGATTGCCGCTCTTATCCATTCCCATCGCGAATTTCAAAACAGACCGACCGTAGAAAGATTACGGGATGGCATACGCGTGGTCTTAGCGGGGCCGCCTAATGCAGGGAAATCTACCCTCATCAATGTCCTTTCCGAACAGGATGTGGCGATTACGGCCCCTATTGCAGGGACTACACGGGATGTCATAGAAATTTTAATTGCCCTTAAGGGTATTCCCATGCGGCTTTCGGATACCGCTGGTCTCCATGAATCGGATGATAGCCTTGAACAAATCGGGATAGCACGCGCCCGAAAAGCTATGGAAGAGGCTGATATTCTGTTGTGGCTTGGGCTACCGGAAGAGGCTCCGCAAGGGGATTGGAAACTTATTATTCTACATCCACGTATTGATCAGCCCGAAAGGGCAATCCTGCCCAAAGGTGCCCATATCGGCATCTCTGCAAAAAGTGGAGCCGGAATAGCGGATTTACGGGAAAGGCTTATCGTGGAAGCGCAGCAGCTTTTGCCCAAGGAAAATGAAATCGCGCTCAATCGACGTCAGCGCCAATTAGTAAAAGAGGCTGCGGATAGCCTAGAAATGACTTTTCAGGCTGAAGATATGTTGATTGTTGCCGAGGGTGTTCGGCAAGCCTGCCGCTGTTATGATCAACTGACCGGAAAGGCGGGGGTAGAAAACATGCTTGATAGTTTATTTAGTCATTTTTGTATCGGAAAATAA
- a CDS encoding glycoside hydrolase family 32 protein, with protein MYLFNKNFNKNIFHLNTVPGFMNDIQSIFYKNALYHLYYLWNGDASWGGNGTEWRHLTTDDFIHFADHGVAIPKYCVGQQGDVATGSILFDKDNIAGYGTEAILGYATAFGDKQRTNLWVSLDGGYSYIPSEYNPVQDNALNLDPFRDPFVMQDNQNILIYLAESNKIGIYRSPNGKNFTYVGGIMLDGYGLIECPCLCQIAIENNPLQKKTVLFFDANGDAIDQLSTGAYYCVGHLDAGIFKQESEIKRLDKGPDFYGSRVYFPMKADDIDQRLILGWVNNWNYAQNIAYSESAGTMSLCRQLTLTADNNILMTPFFPKGITTSSIEKNSITATAKAAAEITIAADSYKLEWDIDDAHPQAGYSFTVQGNGWLVAFHYWGADKTIHVERKCTDYSGNEEFEKIRVFSLNGEDAFHVSLFVDTHTIEVFFGQGASVYTAYKVNGSTGDKVVFSTDHDITIHYTKQIITA; from the coding sequence ATGTATCTTTTTAATAAAAATTTTAATAAAAATATTTTTCATTTAAATACCGTACCCGGTTTTATGAATGACATTCAAAGTATCTTTTATAAGAATGCCTTGTATCATCTTTATTATCTTTGGAATGGCGATGCCTCTTGGGGCGGCAATGGTACCGAATGGCGGCATCTTACAACAGATGATTTTATCCATTTTGCAGATCACGGCGTTGCTATCCCAAAATATTGTGTGGGTCAGCAGGGTGATGTCGCTACGGGCTCTATCCTTTTTGATAAAGATAATATCGCAGGCTACGGCACCGAAGCTATTCTAGGTTATGCAACCGCTTTTGGTGATAAGCAGAGGACTAATCTTTGGGTATCTCTGGATGGGGGGTATTCTTATATACCCTCGGAATATAACCCTGTTCAGGATAATGCTTTGAATCTTGATCCTTTTCGGGATCCTTTCGTTATGCAGGATAATCAAAATATCCTGATCTATCTTGCTGAAAGCAATAAAATAGGCATCTACCGATCCCCTAACGGTAAAAATTTTACCTATGTTGGGGGTATAATGTTGGATGGATATGGGCTTATTGAATGTCCTTGTCTTTGTCAGATAGCCATAGAAAACAACCCCCTTCAAAAGAAAACCGTTTTATTTTTTGATGCCAATGGCGATGCCATAGATCAGCTTAGTACAGGGGCTTATTATTGTGTCGGTCATCTTGATGCTGGTATTTTTAAACAGGAATCAGAGATAAAGCGGTTGGATAAAGGCCCCGATTTTTACGGTAGTCGGGTTTATTTTCCGATGAAGGCAGACGATATTGATCAACGCTTGATTTTGGGTTGGGTCAATAATTGGAATTATGCTCAAAATATCGCCTATTCCGAAAGTGCCGGTACAATGAGCCTATGTCGTCAGTTAACGCTAACGGCTGATAACAATATTCTTATGACGCCTTTTTTTCCAAAAGGAATAACGACTTCCAGTATAGAAAAAAACAGCATTACCGCTACCGCAAAGGCTGCGGCTGAGATTACTATAGCCGCCGACAGTTATAAACTTGAATGGGATATTGACGATGCCCATCCACAAGCAGGTTATAGCTTTACGGTTCAAGGCAATGGATGGCTTGTGGCCTTTCATTATTGGGGGGCCGACAAGACTATCCATGTGGAAAGAAAATGTACTGATTATAGCGGTAATGAAGAATTTGAAAAAATTCGGGTTTTTTCCTTAAATGGAGAGGATGCTTTTCACGTCAGTCTATTTGTCGATACCCATACGATAGAGGTATTTTTCGGGCAAGGGGCTTCTGTTTATACCGCCTATAAAGTCAATGGCAGTACAGGGGATAAAGTCGTTTTCAGCACCGATCACGATATAACAATCCATTATACAAAACAGATTATTACGGCTTGA
- the mnmG gene encoding tRNA uridine-5-carboxymethylaminomethyl(34) synthesis enzyme MnmG, with product MVPIPAMKEFFDIVVIGGGHAGCEAAAVSARTGAKTALVTMDIQKIGAMSCNPAIGGLGKGHLVREIDAWDGLMARAADYAAIHYRMLNRSKGSAVQGPRVQADRRRYQEAIQNALKTQENLSLVEGTADSFKLDKDKVIGLYLEDGRFLETKAIILATGTFLDAWLFCGEKKWRGGRIGEQPSISLAQQLRALDLPLGRLKTGTPARLDGRTIDWSRLQRQPSDEDYWTMASYGSGRIAPQIACALTRSNQKTHDIIRAGLDRSPLFSGAIEGRGPRYCPSIEDKIIKFGDRDGHQIFLEPEGLDTPLIYPNGISTSLPEDVQQAFINSIEGLEKTEIVQSGYAVEYEFIDPRSLTSSLALKKIKGLFCAGQINGTTGYEEAAAQGLVAGISAACYAAEKSPPVFSRRNSYIGVMIDDLVLQGVTEPYRMLTARAEYRLGLRADNAVTRLSDQAEAFGALGAEMTAFVTKRREERQQGQKLMQQVVSSRVMQSVGANVAEGASRSLFEWLRFPAVTREHLEKIIPDLTKLSDAVVTEMIDDGRYAPYLERQDAELARLAGGENTPLPDHLNYADIAGLSNEMVERFSTARPADMAAASRVRGVTPAALAAIWIHAKKVTL from the coding sequence ATTGTTCCTATCCCTGCTATGAAAGAGTTTTTTGACATTGTCGTAATCGGCGGTGGTCATGCCGGTTGTGAAGCTGCCGCTGTTTCCGCTCGAACAGGGGCTAAAACGGCCCTTGTTACGATGGATATTCAAAAAATCGGTGCGATGTCCTGTAATCCTGCCATTGGAGGATTAGGAAAAGGTCATCTCGTCCGTGAAATTGATGCTTGGGACGGGCTGATGGCGCGTGCCGCTGACTACGCCGCTATTCACTATAGGATGCTGAACCGCAGCAAGGGCAGTGCGGTGCAAGGCCCACGTGTGCAAGCTGATCGCCGTCGTTATCAAGAAGCCATTCAAAACGCTCTAAAAACACAAGAAAACCTATCTCTTGTCGAAGGCACGGCGGACTCTTTCAAGCTGGATAAGGACAAGGTAATCGGTCTTTATCTGGAAGATGGTCGTTTTCTGGAAACGAAAGCAATCATTTTGGCGACGGGCACATTTCTGGATGCCTGGCTATTTTGTGGTGAAAAAAAATGGCGCGGGGGCAGGATTGGAGAACAACCCTCTATTTCTCTGGCACAGCAATTAAGAGCGCTTGATCTTCCTCTGGGTCGCCTAAAAACGGGCACGCCTGCGCGGCTCGATGGTCGGACCATTGACTGGTCACGCCTTCAAAGACAACCTTCCGATGAAGACTATTGGACGATGGCAAGCTATGGCTCTGGTCGTATCGCGCCACAGATTGCTTGCGCCTTGACGCGCAGCAATCAAAAAACCCATGATATTATTCGTGCCGGTCTTGATCGCTCTCCTTTGTTTAGCGGGGCGATTGAGGGGCGGGGGCCACGCTATTGTCCTTCTATCGAGGATAAAATTATTAAATTTGGTGATCGGGATGGCCATCAGATTTTTCTGGAACCGGAAGGTCTTGATACGCCGTTAATTTATCCCAACGGCATATCTACTTCTCTCCCAGAAGATGTGCAGCAAGCCTTTATCAACAGCATTGAAGGCTTGGAAAAGACAGAGATTGTCCAATCCGGTTATGCCGTGGAATATGAATTTATTGATCCGCGTAGCCTGACTTCTTCGCTCGCTTTGAAAAAGATAAAAGGCTTATTCTGTGCCGGACAAATTAACGGCACCACGGGCTATGAAGAAGCCGCCGCTCAAGGCTTGGTCGCTGGTATCAGCGCCGCTTGTTATGCTGCTGAAAAATCACCCCCCGTTTTCAGCCGCCGTAACAGCTATATCGGGGTGATGATTGACGATCTGGTCTTACAAGGCGTTACCGAGCCTTATCGAATGCTGACAGCAAGAGCTGAATATCGCCTTGGTTTGCGGGCCGATAATGCGGTAACAAGATTATCCGATCAGGCCGAGGCTTTTGGGGCTTTAGGCGCTGAAATGACGGCTTTTGTTACAAAAAGGCGTGAAGAACGGCAGCAAGGCCAAAAGTTGATGCAACAAGTAGTCAGTAGTCGGGTGATGCAATCTGTCGGTGCCAACGTAGCAGAAGGCGCTTCTCGCAGTTTATTTGAATGGTTGCGCTTTCCCGCTGTCACGCGGGAACATCTTGAAAAAATCATTCCTGATTTGACAAAACTTTCTGATGCTGTGGTTACCGAAATGATCGATGATGGTCGCTATGCCCCTTATCTGGAAAGACAGGATGCCGAGCTTGCCCGCCTTGCTGGCGGTGAAAATACGCCACTACCCGACCATTTGAATTATGCTGATATAGCGGGTCTTTCTAATGAAATGGTCGAACGTTTTTCTACAGCACGCCCCGCCGACATGGCCGCTGCCTCACGCGTTCGGGGGGTAACCCCTGCGGCTTTGGCCGCTATTTGGATTCATGCAAAAAAAGTGACCCTATGA
- the rsmG gene encoding 16S rRNA (guanine(527)-N(7))-methyltransferase RsmG — translation MTRDEALLWLDHHIGISRETVEKLDAFVACLLTEMAHQNLIARSTVDSLWGRHIVDSAQLLPLAKAEISGKPPYPKNWLDLGSGAGFPGIVIAILSDIAVTLVESRRKRVEFLQKASEAARTPVTILGQRLENIEPQAFDIITARAFAPLDKLWRIATPFAHKNTLWLLPKGQNATAELEETRKLWQGAIRIVPSATDPQSAVIVAKNIHPQRHKAGRKP, via the coding sequence ATGACCCGCGATGAAGCTTTACTCTGGCTCGATCACCATATCGGCATTTCACGTGAAACAGTTGAAAAACTAGATGCTTTTGTTGCCTGTTTACTAACAGAAATGGCACATCAAAATCTTATCGCACGTTCTACTGTCGATAGTTTATGGGGACGCCATATTGTTGATTCAGCGCAGTTATTACCGCTGGCTAAAGCCGAAATATCTGGGAAACCGCCTTATCCCAAAAATTGGCTGGATTTAGGATCAGGGGCAGGTTTTCCCGGAATTGTGATTGCTATTCTTTCCGACATCGCTGTAACTTTGGTTGAATCCCGTCGGAAAAGGGTCGAATTTTTACAAAAAGCATCCGAAGCGGCGAGGACGCCCGTCACAATTTTGGGTCAGCGATTGGAAAATATCGAACCACAAGCCTTTGATATTATTACAGCGCGCGCTTTTGCACCGCTTGATAAATTATGGCGTATAGCCACCCCGTTTGCGCATAAAAATACATTGTGGCTTCTCCCCAAAGGCCAAAATGCTACGGCAGAGCTAGAAGAGACCCGCAAATTATGGCAAGGTGCTATCCGAATAGTGCCCAGTGCTACCGATCCGCAATCGGCGGTTATTGTGGCCAAAAATATTCACCCCCAACGCCATAAAGCGGGGAGAAAACCTTGA
- a CDS encoding ParA family protein, which produces MIRIAIANQKGGVGKTTSAINLSTALAAIGWRVLVIDFDPQGNASTGLGIKQDQRRISAYHVLTGEASLSEGVVKTAVPGLEIIPATVDLSGAEIDLLSLGERTHRLAHVLNAAPVDRWDACLIDCPPSLGLLTVNALVAAHKLLVPLQCEFFALEGLSQLLTTIERVRSRFNPTLSILGVALTMYDRRNRLSDQVAEDVRAVLGRVVFDTMIPRNVRLSEAPSHGIPALIYDHRCAGSEAYMALAREVIDRLAAKKPLYQSQVSA; this is translated from the coding sequence TTGATCAGAATTGCCATTGCCAATCAAAAAGGGGGCGTGGGCAAGACAACCTCTGCTATTAATTTGTCCACCGCCTTGGCGGCAATCGGCTGGCGGGTATTGGTCATTGATTTTGACCCGCAAGGGAACGCATCAACCGGTCTTGGTATTAAACAGGATCAACGAAGAATTTCAGCCTATCATGTTCTGACAGGGGAAGCTTCCTTATCAGAAGGGGTCGTTAAAACAGCGGTGCCCGGTTTAGAAATTATTCCGGCGACAGTAGATCTTTCAGGTGCTGAAATTGATTTGTTAAGTCTGGGAGAACGCACGCATCGGCTGGCCCATGTGCTTAATGCAGCGCCTGTTGATCGCTGGGACGCCTGTCTTATAGACTGTCCCCCCTCCCTTGGATTGTTGACCGTCAATGCTCTTGTGGCTGCGCATAAATTATTGGTGCCGCTGCAATGTGAATTTTTTGCCCTTGAAGGGCTAAGCCAACTCCTCACTACGATTGAGCGGGTGCGCTCACGCTTTAACCCGACTCTTTCTATCTTGGGGGTCGCTCTTACCATGTATGATCGGCGTAATCGGCTTTCCGATCAGGTTGCCGAGGATGTTCGGGCGGTATTGGGGCGGGTGGTCTTTGACACTATGATCCCCCGTAATGTCCGGCTTTCCGAAGCGCCTAGTCATGGTATTCCCGCTTTAATCTACGATCATCGTTGTGCAGGTTCCGAAGCGTATATGGCCCTAGCCCGCGAAGTGATCGACCGTCTTGCTGCTAAAAAACCACTCTACCAGTCACAGGTATCTGCATGA
- a CDS encoding ParB/RepB/Spo0J family partition protein gives MSLGKKNRPRKGGLGRGLSALLGEIADENSGEINNNEASTQNSGMVRYLPVASIFPHPDQPRRIFDEAALNELTESITERGVLQPIVVRPHGSGWQIVAGERRWRAAQRARLHDVPVIVRDFDESETLEIALIENIQRAELNALEEAKAYQRLMDQFGHSAEILAKLVKKSRSHVTNLLRLLDLPETVQDALINRQLTMGHARALITVPDPQKLADKVIERGLSVRDTEKLVQQIKNGQQPKEKPSKAKRGQTLASDGDDADILALQQLLTETLGLPVTIAYSEEGGTISLDYNSLEQLDFLFQRLSGENF, from the coding sequence ATGAGCTTGGGTAAAAAAAATCGTCCCCGTAAAGGGGGCCTTGGTCGCGGCCTTTCCGCTTTATTAGGCGAAATCGCTGACGAAAATTCAGGTGAAATCAATAATAATGAGGCCAGTACTCAAAATTCAGGCATGGTTCGCTATTTGCCGGTTGCCTCTATTTTTCCGCATCCCGATCAACCCCGCCGAATATTTGATGAAGCCGCCCTCAATGAATTGACAGAATCCATTACCGAACGCGGGGTGCTGCAACCGATTGTCGTCCGCCCCCATGGCAGCGGATGGCAAATTGTGGCGGGCGAACGCCGCTGGCGGGCAGCTCAACGGGCAAGGCTACATGACGTTCCGGTTATCGTGCGTGATTTTGACGAATCCGAAACCTTAGAAATCGCCTTGATTGAAAATATTCAGCGCGCAGAACTGAATGCCCTTGAAGAAGCCAAGGCCTATCAAAGACTGATGGATCAATTCGGCCACAGCGCCGAAATCCTAGCGAAATTGGTTAAAAAATCGCGCAGTCATGTCACGAACCTGCTGCGCTTATTGGATTTACCGGAAACGGTACAGGATGCGCTTATAAACCGTCAATTGACGATGGGACATGCACGCGCCCTCATCACTGTGCCAGACCCGCAAAAACTGGCTGATAAAGTGATCGAGCGAGGCCTTTCGGTGCGAGACACTGAAAAGCTGGTACAACAGATTAAAAATGGTCAACAGCCCAAGGAAAAACCAAGTAAAGCGAAAAGAGGGCAAACGCTGGCAAGCGATGGTGACGACGCCGATATTTTAGCGTTGCAGCAATTACTGACCGAAACCCTCGGCCTTCCGGTCACAATTGCCTATAGCGAAGAAGGCGGTACGATCAGCCTAGATTATAATTCGCTAGAACAGCTTGATTTTCTGTTTCAGCGTTTATCAGGCGAAAATTTTTAA
- a CDS encoding MFS transporter → MTALDSAKRRFLTPDQYLTLLSLVVAGTSFMENLDGSIIVTALPAMSHSFHVPPIDLNIGVSAYLMTLGIFIPVSGWIADRFGIRRVFTLAIAIFTLGSGLCGLSNGLVEFVLLRIMQGIGGAMMIPVGRLAVLRNLPKEKLIKTMATLIWPALAAPLLGPALGGLIVTHASWRWIFYLNLPLGLIAIVAALLLAPKSSEADAPPFDWPGFLLTSFALFFLMAAIEMAAQPDPHFSFIGLLVVAGIGLLIAGYRHLGRTAYPMINLETLKIQSFSVSILGGSIFRITVSATPFLLPLMFQIGFGFSPFLSGALLAAIFAGNLLMKPFTTFFIQRFGFRRILIWNNVLCSLTILASVFLSPHSQWMIIIVLFASGILRSLQFTSLITLAYSEVPKKLMSTANTLFSTLIQISLGLGVTVGAISLRFSHGLVNWFHLGNEPDLPFRIALFIVTLISCLALIDTVKLSPMAGNLLRKKPLQPKEKTA, encoded by the coding sequence ATGACCGCGCTGGATTCTGCAAAAAGGCGTTTTTTAACCCCTGATCAATATTTGACACTGTTATCCTTGGTGGTAGCAGGCACGTCTTTCATGGAAAATCTGGACGGCAGTATTATTGTGACAGCGCTGCCAGCGATGAGTCACAGTTTTCATGTCCCCCCTATTGATTTAAATATCGGGGTATCCGCTTATTTAATGACTTTGGGCATTTTTATTCCGGTCAGCGGCTGGATTGCGGATCGTTTTGGGATAAGGCGTGTATTCACCCTTGCCATTGCAATTTTTACGCTAGGTTCCGGTCTGTGTGGTCTGTCCAACGGATTAGTCGAATTCGTTTTACTGCGGATTATGCAGGGTATTGGCGGGGCGATGATGATTCCAGTCGGAAGGCTGGCTGTCTTGCGCAATCTGCCCAAAGAAAAATTAATTAAAACGATGGCTACCTTGATTTGGCCAGCGTTAGCGGCCCCTTTGTTAGGTCCAGCCTTAGGAGGGCTCATTGTCACCCATGCCTCATGGCGCTGGATTTTTTATCTTAATCTGCCCTTGGGATTGATAGCGATTGTGGCCGCCTTGCTGCTCGCCCCAAAATCTAGCGAAGCAGATGCCCCGCCCTTTGATTGGCCGGGCTTCCTGCTAACAAGCTTTGCTTTGTTCTTTCTGATGGCGGCGATTGAAATGGCGGCACAACCTGATCCCCATTTTTCCTTTATCGGGTTGTTGGTTGTAGCAGGCATTGGCCTTTTAATAGCCGGTTATCGTCATTTAGGCCGTACAGCCTATCCAATGATTAATCTTGAAACTCTGAAAATCCAGAGTTTTTCGGTCAGCATTCTAGGCGGCAGCATTTTCCGTATTACGGTTAGTGCGACGCCGTTTTTATTGCCTTTGATGTTTCAAATTGGCTTTGGCTTTAGCCCATTTCTTTCAGGGGCTTTGTTAGCCGCTATTTTTGCGGGTAACCTCTTGATGAAGCCGTTCACTACCTTTTTTATCCAGAGATTTGGTTTTCGTCGTATTTTGATATGGAATAATGTGCTTTGCAGTTTAACTATTCTAGCGAGTGTCTTTTTATCCCCCCATTCGCAATGGATGATTATTATCGTCTTATTCGCTAGTGGTATCTTACGATCGTTACAGTTTACTTCGCTGATTACACTGGCTTATTCTGAAGTGCCCAAAAAACTTATGAGTACAGCCAATACTTTATTCAGTACGCTTATTCAGATTTCTTTGGGTTTAGGCGTAACCGTCGGCGCGATTTCCTTACGCTTTAGTCATGGATTGGTGAATTGGTTCCATCTGGGCAATGAGCCGGATTTGCCCTTTCGGATCGCGCTTTTTATTGTGACCCTGATTTCTTGCTTAGCGTTGATCGATACCGTTAAACTGAGCCCTATGGCGGGGAATCTGTTGCGAAAGAAGCCTTTACAGCCAAAAGAAAAAACCGCTTAA